The following proteins are co-located in the Deltaproteobacteria bacterium genome:
- a CDS encoding adenine phosphoribosyltransferase, protein MAGQYAYVGGELATAVRAAIRDVPDFPKPGILFKDITPLLLQPAICTRVTAYWVERYRQRPIDAIVAVESRGFLFGAPLAYELKKPLALARKQGKLPAATVTQSYALEYGTAAIELHADALTRGQRVLIIDDLLATGGTVAATAQLVERQGAHVAECAFLIELGFLAGRAALEAYDVCSLVRYD, encoded by the coding sequence ATGGCTGGTCAATACGCATACGTCGGTGGCGAATTAGCAACGGCCGTCCGTGCGGCGATCCGTGACGTTCCTGACTTTCCGAAGCCGGGGATCCTGTTTAAAGATATCACTCCGCTCTTATTGCAACCGGCAATCTGTACTCGCGTCACCGCCTATTGGGTGGAGCGCTATCGCCAACGTCCGATCGACGCAATTGTCGCCGTGGAGTCGCGCGGCTTTCTGTTCGGCGCGCCGTTGGCGTATGAACTGAAAAAACCGCTGGCCTTGGCCCGGAAGCAGGGGAAGTTGCCGGCCGCCACGGTGACGCAAAGTTACGCGCTGGAATATGGAACGGCGGCGATCGAACTCCACGCCGACGCACTGACGCGGGGGCAGCGCGTCTTGATCATCGATGACTTGTTGGCCACTGGCGGCACGGTGGCCGCGACGGCGCAATTAGTAGAGCGGCAGGGCGCGCACGTCGCCGAATGCGCATTTCTCATCGAACTCGGCTTCCTAGCCGGCCGCGCCGCCCTGGAGGCCTACGACGTCTGCTCGCTGGTCCGATACGACTAA
- a CDS encoding nucleotidyltransferase domain-containing protein has product MRLSPRERKLCTMYKAQLRKQLGERLQAYRLFGSWARGEATEESDVDLLVVVDALTREEKNQLLDAAYDLSVQAERILSPLIVERKWYRLLQRRERLLAKEIARDGIDL; this is encoded by the coding sequence ATGCGGCTCAGTCCTCGGGAACGGAAATTGTGCACGATGTACAAGGCCCAACTGCGGAAGCAGTTGGGGGAGCGACTGCAGGCCTATCGCCTGTTTGGATCGTGGGCGCGTGGTGAGGCGACCGAGGAGTCCGACGTTGACCTCCTCGTAGTCGTTGACGCGTTGACGCGGGAGGAAAAAAATCAGCTGCTGGATGCAGCGTACGACCTGTCCGTGCAGGCCGAGCGGATCTTGTCGCCGCTGATTGTCGAGCGAAAGTGGTATCGATTGTTGCAACGTCGAGAACGCCTGCTGGCGAAAGAAATTGCACGGGATGGAATCGATCTATGA
- the typA gene encoding translational GTPase TypA, producing the protein MPHTVAQNDRLRNIAIIAHVDHGKTTLVDFMLRQSGTFQAHQSVDERVMDSMDLERERGITIASKNCSIAWQGHKINIIDTPGHADFGGEVERGLKMVDGAILLVDASEGPLPQTRFVLKKALEARLALILVINKIDRKDARPQEVLNAVYDLFIDLDADERQIDFPVLYAIGRDGIAQPTLDTPGTDLAPLLDAIMHEVPPPRYDPTEPFQMLVTNLAYSDYVGRLAVGRVFHGQAHQGEHLVRLAADGVPRSLKISSLQVYEGIQTHEAELVEPGDIVILSGIEEVAIGDTICAAESPKALPRIVVDEPTVAMSFMVNTSPLSGRDGKFVQSRRILERLEKETLHNVALRVMPGESPDCFVVQGRGEFQMAILIETMRREGFELAVGRPRIIFKTGPRGEQLEPIEHLFVDIHEDFTGVVTEKVSRRLGRMTNMVNHGSGRVRLEFSIPSRGLIGYRSEFLTDTKGTGLMNSYLQGYEPYRGDLQSRVTGSLVADRSGAAVEYGLFHLEPRGRLFVVPGVEVYEGMIIGEHNREVDLNVNACKAKKLTNMRAAAKDESTSLAPIVPITLEQAIEFIRDDEQVEVTPNFLRMRKNILPAQLRK; encoded by the coding sequence GTGCCCCATACCGTTGCGCAGAACGATCGTTTACGGAATATCGCCATTATCGCCCATGTGGACCACGGCAAGACGACGTTGGTCGATTTTATGCTGCGTCAAAGTGGAACGTTTCAGGCCCATCAGTCCGTGGATGAGCGGGTGATGGACAGTATGGATCTGGAACGGGAACGTGGAATCACGATCGCGTCGAAGAACTGTTCCATCGCGTGGCAAGGACACAAGATCAATATCATCGATACGCCGGGTCACGCCGATTTCGGGGGCGAGGTCGAACGCGGTCTGAAAATGGTCGATGGCGCGATCTTGCTGGTCGACGCCTCGGAAGGTCCGTTACCGCAGACGCGCTTCGTCTTGAAGAAGGCGTTGGAGGCGCGGTTGGCGCTGATCTTGGTCATCAATAAGATCGATCGCAAGGATGCGCGGCCGCAAGAAGTGCTGAACGCGGTGTATGATCTGTTCATCGACCTCGACGCGGACGAACGGCAGATCGATTTCCCCGTGTTGTATGCCATTGGCCGCGACGGCATTGCGCAGCCGACGCTGGACACGCCGGGCACCGATCTCGCGCCATTGCTCGACGCGATCATGCACGAAGTGCCGCCGCCGCGTTACGATCCGACCGAGCCGTTCCAAATGCTCGTGACCAATTTGGCATATTCCGATTACGTCGGTCGCCTGGCGGTCGGGCGGGTCTTTCATGGCCAGGCCCATCAGGGAGAACACTTGGTCCGACTGGCCGCCGATGGCGTGCCGCGTTCCCTCAAGATCTCCAGTCTCCAAGTCTACGAAGGGATTCAAACGCATGAGGCCGAGCTCGTAGAGCCGGGCGATATCGTGATCCTCTCCGGGATCGAAGAGGTCGCGATCGGCGACACGATCTGTGCGGCCGAGTCGCCGAAGGCGTTGCCGCGGATCGTCGTGGATGAACCAACGGTCGCGATGTCGTTCATGGTGAACACGTCGCCGTTGTCCGGGCGCGACGGCAAATTCGTCCAGTCGCGCCGCATTTTGGAACGGCTGGAGAAAGAAACGCTCCACAATGTGGCGCTGCGCGTGATGCCGGGCGAGAGTCCCGATTGTTTCGTGGTGCAAGGGCGCGGCGAATTTCAGATGGCGATCCTGATCGAAACGATGCGGCGGGAAGGATTCGAATTAGCGGTGGGGCGGCCGCGGATCATCTTCAAGACCGGACCGCGCGGCGAACAATTGGAACCGATCGAACATCTGTTTGTGGACATCCATGAAGACTTTACCGGCGTCGTGACCGAAAAGGTCTCGCGGCGACTCGGCCGCATGACCAACATGGTGAATCACGGTTCCGGACGGGTTCGGTTGGAATTCTCGATCCCATCGCGCGGCTTGATCGGGTATCGCAGCGAGTTCCTGACCGACACCAAAGGGACCGGGCTGATGAATTCGTATCTGCAAGGCTATGAACCGTATCGCGGCGATCTGCAGAGTCGTGTGACAGGATCGTTAGTGGCGGATCGGTCCGGCGCGGCAGTGGAATACGGCCTGTTTCATCTCGAACCGCGAGGCCGGTTGTTTGTGGTGCCGGGCGTGGAGGTCTACGAGGGGATGATTATCGGGGAGCACAATCGGGAAGTGGATCTGAACGTGAACGCGTGCAAGGCGAAGAAGCTCACCAATATGCGTGCGGCCGCAAAAGACGAAAGCACGTCGCTCGCGCCGATCGTGCCGATCACGTTGGAACAAGCGATCGAGTTCATCCGCGACGACGAGCAAGTCGAAGTGACGCCGAATTTCCTGCGGATGCGGAAGAATATCCTGCCGGCGCAGCTGCGCAAGTAA
- a CDS encoding HEPN domain-containing protein, producing MNVANKRENIRAEIERGRESFRAAEVLMAQSLYADAISRAYYAAFHAATALLLTRGIEAKSHAGVLNRFSLLFIKPGLFDSSYGRVLSRAQKYREESDYSAAFVFTEHDAQQCITDVQRFLRAARAYLKKHRFMAK from the coding sequence ATGAATGTCGCCAATAAGCGGGAAAACATTCGGGCCGAGATCGAACGCGGGCGCGAGAGTTTTCGGGCAGCCGAGGTCTTAATGGCGCAATCCCTGTACGCCGATGCCATCTCGCGCGCCTATTACGCCGCGTTTCATGCGGCGACCGCATTGCTATTGACCCGTGGTATTGAGGCGAAGAGTCATGCCGGAGTCCTGAACCGATTCAGCCTGCTGTTCATCAAGCCTGGTCTATTCGATTCGAGTTATGGTCGTGTCTTGAGTCGGGCGCAAAAGTACCGCGAGGAATCGGATTACAGTGCGGCGTTTGTGTTTACGGAGCACGACGCGCAACAATGCATTACCGACGTGCAGCGATTCTTGCGTGCTGCCCGGGCCTATCTGAAAAAGCATCGATTTATGGCGAAATAG